From the genome of Scytonema hofmannii PCC 7110, one region includes:
- a CDS encoding tetratricopeptide repeat protein — protein sequence MHNLAGIYAKQGEVQQASGFYQQSLELCEGIGDVQGKAVTLAMLGQLLADEEGDFTTALSHLHQSLEILQRLESPNAQVVREFIERVQRMIEDEDRVRGGDPKKENASKSPLHSITLSPFLIIAAIVLLTVGVFAFKLQRSSFTHNRPNHNLLPK from the coding sequence ATTCATAACCTTGCTGGTATCTACGCTAAGCAAGGAGAAGTACAACAGGCGAGCGGATTTTATCAGCAATCTTTGGAGTTATGTGAAGGCATTGGGGATGTACAAGGCAAAGCCGTGACTTTAGCAATGCTGGGGCAATTATTAGCAGATGAGGAGGGAGATTTTACCACCGCACTCTCACACTTACACCAATCTCTAGAGATTTTACAACGCTTGGAATCTCCTAATGCACAAGTAGTAAGGGAATTTATCGAGCGAGTACAGCGAATGATAGAGGATGAGGACAGAGTGAGAGGGGGCGATCCAAAAAAAGAAAATGCATCCAAGTCACCGCTTCACTCTATTACCCTGTCTCCGTTTTTAATAATTGCAGCTATCGTGCTGTTGACGGTTGGGGTATTTGCTTTCAAACTCCAAAGAAGCAGCTTTACTCATAACCGACCAAATCACAACCTCTTACCAAAGTAA
- a CDS encoding DUF6887 family protein, which translates to MPNFKEMSIAELKEYLSTHRHDDKAFSAALGELITRNRGALRYPANLPLEDVGKIIQEKLNQVD; encoded by the coding sequence ATGCCTAACTTTAAAGAAATGAGCATTGCTGAGTTAAAAGAATACCTTTCAACTCATAGACATGACGATAAAGCTTTTAGCGCAGCTTTAGGAGAATTAATCACTCGTAATCGTGGTGCTCTTCGCTATCCGGCAAATTTGCCTTTAGAAGATGTGGGAAAAATTATTCAAGAAAAATTGAATCAAGTAGACTAA
- a CDS encoding DUF433 domain-containing protein produces the protein MALILTTDPIPLVTDAHGVIYVGRTRVTLATVVTAFLEGATPEEVVEQYPSLQLSDVYSVIGYYLRHKAEVDAYLVERQNRATEVRQEAEKRFNPVGIRDRLLARHNQQG, from the coding sequence ATGGCACTTATTCTTACTACCGATCCTATTCCACTTGTAACTGATGCTCATGGTGTTATCTATGTAGGAAGAACTCGTGTAACACTGGCTACAGTGGTTACAGCTTTCCTTGAGGGTGCTACACCAGAAGAAGTTGTGGAGCAGTATCCATCACTTCAGCTTTCAGATGTCTATTCTGTAATTGGTTACTATTTACGCCACAAAGCTGAAGTTGATGCGTATCTTGTAGAGCGCCAAAACCGTGCAACTGAGGTTCGTCAGGAGGCTGAGAAGCGTTTCAACCCGGTTGGGATACGCGATCGCTTATTAGCTCGGCATAACCAGCAAGGGTAA